tcatgtcggattgccgtctcaccgaactatgagagtgaaggaacagagagtgcacccgtgtattgcgcacacacttgtgcactataatatatcctgcgtacctggctgatctacGTTGATAttggccgtcgtggccgaaattcggcgaggagggattcattcattcagtattgatttcaaatttaaatcacTTATACTTTAGGAgaagatgcacggaatcaactattttagtggcattttaaTCGTGAATTTAACGAAACAATAttaccattataaaaaaaattaaagtgccAAAGTGAAggtaacatattgtagaaatatgttgtaacctttttctataatatatattaaagctTCTAATAAAACACATAGCGCGCTATTTTGCGTCTTAATGCGTGTTCATAGACGCCTCAGTTTATTCACCGCCAATTCATAGGTACATTGATATTGTGAGCTATCTAAAACTTaaaatgaagatatttttatcattaggTCCTCTTATAACCGTAATCCAGCAgtataaattaactttataatttaatggatTACCTCAGTAAAAACTTCATCGGATAGAGATTTATAAGACTACCTACTCGCTATATCCCTGAGGGAATTAACGAAAATTTCTTTCTTATTACGTTCAAACGTAAGGAATTTCTGTGTAAAATTTTCAATCTAAAACCATCGTTTAAAGTGCCTATTAGCAGTTGTTCAGATTTTATAGAGAAAAGTTAAattcaatctatatatataaaaatgaattgctgttcgttagtctcgctaaaactcgagaacggctgaacggatttatcttatcttggtcttgaattattcgtggaggtctacggaaggtttaaaaggtgagaaaaattcgaataattgccgggaaaatcctcaaaacagcatttttctatttcccatacaaacgttttctaactaatacgtagagtcaatttgagctttattgctattgtataaagttcacttttgtctaagcaatgtaggtgtgttcctaacatcaaagcagtgtgcgttggagcacagaatataataatgtaatgtcgcgttctgaaactcaacaaaagtgatatcgcggacccgactaaattgaacagtcacaaaatttaatatatcattagttatttggttggcttcacgatattatttcttttgttttactttaaaatgcatgttttcgttatggacaatttttgagctacttttgcatatctatacttataataaatctgtagagaggtcaattctgtacatgaaatatatttccaaaataactgggggtgattagggatcgatactgatgccaaaaatgcaattagtaaaatttttgtctgtctgtctgtataaccgttatagaaacaaaaactactcgacggattttaacttcacttggtacaattatttttcatactcctgagctggttatagtatacttttcatcacgctacaattaataggagcatagcagtgatggaaaatgttgggaaaacgggagaagttactccatttttaagcttccgtcatttcgtgtgcaaccttaatggttaaaagttccttcgatttcaccaggatcccatcatcagaccctgaccggacaatcggaccacctgcataccaccataaattaaaaaaaacatcccgacaaattgagcaccttctccatttttgaaacccgaaatccacgcgggctaagctgcgggcggaagctagtattagtataaaactaaatacaaattgttaatCTTGTTGATTTCATGTATCGATTTCTGTATCTCCCTTAACTCCTCTCTCCCTACCCAATTATTTATCGTGCACTAGAGTTACACATACTTCACACCCATGTGAGTTAACAAGTGTCCACGTCATCGTATTGTTCGCTTCGAATTTGTTGAAGATAACACTAATCCGTGATAACTTGTCAATATCACTTGCtcgtattaatttttatattagtacccAAAGGTCTTTGTTCTGGAATGCGCGTTCTGCTGTTCTAGGggataaataacaattaacaggaAAGTTCCCAATTACTTCAAGATGTCGATACGTCCATTGAATCCGCAGTTGGCGGAAAAAGCCAAGAAGGAGTTGTTTGAAGATCCAAGCAGGATAGCAGCTGATGTCCAACACCTCAAGGAATGGATAGCGAAACAACCCCACTTACGTGCTCGAACAGGTAACGGATTCATTAGTTTCATTTCAAATCGACGTTAACATCTTTATTTCCACCGCCGATGACAGCCATCACTGAGCATATTTTATTGCCAATTTATTTATCAGATATTTGGGGTTCTTATCTTTTATATAGAGGTGATATACGtggcatatttataaaataaagtaatcatatctaatataatttactttgagtattaaaaacatatttatcaataGACATGCATTAATAAAGTGTTTAAGATATGACAGACTAAAGATCACTTTCGATTTTGCagtatttcaaacaataaataatactataatactaaaaaaatcttaacttGCACAATTATGTGTGAATAAattttcgtttgttttaatGCAAAAACACGTAGCATGTaaattttctgaaaaaataaaatcaattttatttctatacctATATAATCAATTGGTAAATTTACGTACTACCCACgccctttatccccgaagccAGAGTGTAACTGGTGTACGCACTtatcgccgtgtgtattccgtcccatggcgtaatagggggcgagtctatcgccatatcggacataaatttcacactccggactaatactgagtagaaaaagaCAATATCACTGCCAGATCCGGGgatcaaacccaagacctcagcactgcagccgTCGTGTAATTCAACTACCAAGaacgtcgccagccgatggcccggggggggggggtcaagttgatatggagaatgagaaagaatgaattgtaggtaaagtcgagatcATATGTTCCTCCCCAATCCCCCTGttccgctttaacaataacacagAGGAGAGATCGGGAATTATCGATCAAGCAAGTTCAGTCAGACTTAGGACTTTGGTTgttttacatttggcaacttttttagaattTCTAGGAAGGGAGGGGGGATGCCCTCTATGCCCCCCCCCCATGGCAACGCCCTTGTCAACTACGTCATCTAGCCAGTCGAATTGACCTTAGATCTTAATCGCACTTCTATATTTCTGTACTTTTAGATGATCAGTGGCTGGTAACTTTTCTACGAGGCTGCAAATACAGCTTAGAAAGAACGAAAGAAAAGTTTGATTTGTATTACTCCGTGCGTTCTACAGCACCTGAACTATTCAGAATCCATATCAACCATGCTATGTTTGATGAAATCCTTAGCCTAGGGTACGTATATTTgatgtttataattaagtacTAATTGCGctacatttgtaaatattgttcgTGCTTTTGTTGATTTAAGAATGTAAGATTCCTCTAATTTTGGGATGTTGAATAACACGAAATcgttgtttgttaataaaaaattaaagcgaATGAGATAATTTTAGCGCGGGTTGGGTTTTTATGTGCATTTTTGAATTcaaatgtaaatacattttacgaGGAGTAAAACCTTTACTGGAGGTAATGACTTTAATGTTCCTAcctagaatatacgtcaatgattctAGGTAGAATATTTAGGTAAATCTGATCAATGAATTCGGGGTTTGAAGCTAAGAGCCTCGCGCCTTTTGAAGTGAACAGGTGACAGCGGAAAGCCAGGCGTCTACACCGTAATATACCTTTAGTTCATGTTATTACAtggtttaaaatgttaaaatcgtGCTACTAGGTTATAAATTTTGAGAggtatcaatatttaataaaattaatttacaagtatgaatataaaattatttatgtttcaacaGGTCAATGCTAATACTGCCGAAACTAGCTGCTCCGGATGCGCCAAGAGTGAGCATCATTCGTCCGGCCACATATGACCCCGACAAGTACAGCATCGTAGACATTATGGCTGTTTCACATGTCCTACAACAGgttagtattaatttttaaaaactaaaaatttaaaaactatttaaacggattttatcgcggttttttatattattattttctcccgacgtttcgaagactttgcagccttcatggtcacgggggggactgaggtgttgttcatccgtaaagtcaaagttacaatatctacctacatttttcaaatatacaactttttaaaatttttatctgttgacggtccgatctacgcagaatgagctcacagtgtcttgaggtctgccagacctcaagacactgagCTCAagaaagttgtatatttgaaaaatgtaggtagatattgtaactttgactttacggatgaacaacacctcagtcccccccgtgaccatgaaggctgcaaagtcttcgaaacgtcgggagaaaataataatataaaaaaccgcgataaaatccgtgtaaagtttttagttttatttcaatgtctaacattggcgtaaacataagaaatcattaaactaaaaatttactttacaatGGACCATTTCCAGGGGCTGATTTGCCTTAAGGTAAATAAGGCAACAGACTAGGAGCCGGGTAAtagcaaaaacataaaaaaaagtatgattTGCATTTAATTAATACGTTAGCCGATGACAGTATTATAGccttagttattttttacattatgtttcagtacatttaagaaaacatttaaagttatgaaatatatttataaagatttttataagaTCGTTGTATGTTATATGTCTTccttgaaaaataaacatttaaataacgaGAATCCCATCCCAATCGgctcagtagtttttgagaaaattCCAGTCATACAAGTCATGACAGTGAAAAGGAACCCCAAGATGTAAATTGCCTAGAGTTCCTCACATTCTTAATCCGACCCtgatcattttaaaatataatgcaaaaatCTTGTATTAGTTCCATGATCTTACGTTAAGTTTTAACATTTTCAGATAGTATTCATGGAAGACGACAATGCAGTCGTGGCTGGAGTTGTGTCTATACTTGATCTGGATGCAGTTAAAATGGGTCATTTCCTACAAATGACGCCAAACCTTATGAAAAGAATGGTGGTCACCTCACAGGTAAGATAGTCATCATTATCGCTATATCCAAACGATAATAGCTTGATACTTTGATATCATAATTGATATAACTATTTTAGCGAGGGTTTGATTACCTCTGACAcacttttttgtaaaatgttgagttaaaacgtttattattagaccataatattatcttataaatattttgtgtgcctctatcatattttgattttgtttggcaagattatattttatcaataaattctaatattgt
This DNA window, taken from Manduca sexta isolate Smith_Timp_Sample1 chromosome 23, JHU_Msex_v1.0, whole genome shotgun sequence, encodes the following:
- the LOC115441027 gene encoding alpha-tocopherol transfer protein-like, with amino-acid sequence MSIRPLNPQLAEKAKKELFEDPSRIAADVQHLKEWIAKQPHLRARTDDQWLVTFLRGCKYSLERTKEKFDLYYSVRSTAPELFRIHINHAMFDEILSLGSMLILPKLAAPDAPRVSIIRPATYDPDKYSIVDIMAVSHVLQQIVFMEDDNAVVAGVVSILDLDAVKMGHFLQMTPNLMKRMVVTSQDATPVRMKGTHYINTPAGFETIYNAIKNLLNEKNRNRLYVHNKNYDEMYKYIPQDILPEEYGGTGGTIPEIIDYWKKKVQEYRVFLEEDQTFGTDESKRPGKPKTAEDMFGVEGSFRQLQFD